A part of Pseudobdellovibrionaceae bacterium genomic DNA contains:
- the coxB gene encoding cytochrome c oxidase subunit II: protein MFKLLFLTIISVFAKVAYAKKSVFMPPEASVYAHDADKLYAFILNVSAVSFVLIVLCIAYFGFRYRRKTANEKTPHMSHNLKLEIIWTIIPSLIFFFMFGWGWKLWNQARHAPAKALEIFVEGQKWSWGFHYKSGRKSVNEVYVPVNKPVKFIISSKDVIHSLFLPAFRKKQDAVPGRYTSLWIQPTKKGEYYIFCAEFCGTEHSSMIAKLKVVSFKDYANWLANDPYKEMSLSKIGKKVFNTSCAACHNVNDTNKVGPGLGNLWNSKSIFENGESLVADATYIRDSILNPNAKVVKGFPKGVMPTFKGQLSEQQIRGLIEYIKSLKEK, encoded by the coding sequence GTGTTTAAATTACTGTTTTTAACTATAATTAGTGTGTTTGCAAAAGTGGCGTATGCTAAAAAATCGGTATTTATGCCACCAGAGGCTTCGGTTTATGCTCACGACGCGGATAAACTGTATGCTTTTATTTTAAATGTTAGTGCAGTGTCTTTTGTTTTAATTGTTTTGTGCATTGCTTATTTTGGCTTTAGGTATCGTCGCAAAACGGCTAACGAAAAAACACCACACATGTCGCACAACTTAAAGTTAGAGATAATTTGGACCATCATACCTTCTTTAATTTTCTTTTTCATGTTTGGGTGGGGTTGGAAATTGTGGAACCAAGCACGGCACGCTCCCGCTAAAGCTTTAGAGATTTTTGTAGAGGGGCAAAAATGGTCTTGGGGTTTTCATTATAAAAGTGGGCGTAAGTCGGTTAACGAAGTTTATGTGCCAGTAAATAAACCAGTAAAATTTATTATATCCTCTAAAGATGTTATTCATAGTTTGTTTTTACCAGCATTTAGAAAAAAACAAGATGCCGTTCCGGGAAGATACACTTCGCTATGGATACAGCCTACCAAGAAGGGAGAGTATTATATTTTTTGTGCAGAATTTTGTGGTACAGAACACTCTAGCATGATAGCAAAACTTAAAGTGGTTAGTTTTAAAGACTATGCTAATTGGTTAGCCAACGATCCTTATAAAGAAATGAGTTTGTCTAAAATTGGTAAAAAAGTATTTAACACTTCTTGTGCAGCTTGCCACAATGTTAATGACACAAACAAAGTTGGGCCAGGACTGGGTAATTTGTGGAACTCTAAAAGCATTTTTGAAAACGGGGAAAGTTTGGTAGCTGACGCCACCTATATTAGAGACTCTATTTTAAACCCCAACGCAAAAGTGGTAAAAGGCTTTCCAAAAGGCGTGATGCCCACTTTTAAAGGGCAATTGTCTGAACAGCAAATACGAGGGTTAATAGAATATATTAAAAGTTTAAAGGAGAAATAA